One genomic region from Manis pentadactyla isolate mManPen7 chromosome 12, mManPen7.hap1, whole genome shotgun sequence encodes:
- the SMIM8 gene encoding small integral membrane protein 8: protein MSSAPEPPASTKEPPKEKDFGNPGLRGVRTTTLFRAVNPELFIKPNKPVMAFGLITLSLCVAYIGYLHATQENKEDLYEAIDSEGNRYMRRKTSKWD from the exons ATGTCTTCAGCACCTGAGCCTCCGGCCTCTACAAAGGAACCACCCAAGGAGAAAGACTTTGGAAACCCAGGGCTTAGAGGGGTCCGCACGACTACCTTATTTCGAGCTGTGAATCCAGAACTCTTCATTAAACCT AACAAACCTGTAATGGCTTTCGGATTGATAACCCTTTCGCTTTGCGTGGCTTATATTGGTTATCTACATGCAACACAGGAGAATAAAGAGGACCTCTATGAAGCTATTGATAGTGAGGGAAACAGATATATGAGGAGAAAAACGTCTAAATGGGATTAA